A genomic stretch from Anopheles nili chromosome X, idAnoNiliSN_F5_01, whole genome shotgun sequence includes:
- the LOC128729105 gene encoding protein FAM107B translates to MMRPINSNQSVMTDAQGLIVPKKLVNPVLESIDRQNLHREMMFNQKIGKSVLNQKTELQRALEKQKERQVLAAQNLTKQTEQTIASELGRVIMQRAQRLEQQKGGSGTAGAEPPGGSINPEYLNARAKLRATVDTK, encoded by the exons ATGATGCGACCAATCAACTCCAACCAGAGCGTCATGACAGACGCCCAAGGTTTGATAGTGCCAAAGAAGCTGGTTAACCCGGTGCTCGAGTCTATCGACCGTCAGAACCTGCACCGGGAGATGATGTTCAACCAGAAGAT TGGGAAGAGCGTACTCAACCAGAAGACGGAACTCCAGCGTGCTCTCGAGAAGCAAAAGGAACGTCAGGTGTTGGCGGCGCAAAACCTAACCAAGCAGACAGAGCAAACAATCGCCAGCGAGCTGGGACGTGTCATTATGCAACGAGCTCAGCGACTCGAGCAGCAGAAAGGTGGCAGTGGAACAGCTGGTGCAGAGCCTCCAGGAGGTTCCATTAATCCGGAGTACTTGAATGCACGCGCTAAGCTGCGGGCTACGGTTGATACGAAATGA